One segment of Streptosporangium brasiliense DNA contains the following:
- a CDS encoding TetR/AcrR family transcriptional regulator C-terminal domain-containing protein — protein MTKVNREIVVSEALDLLDEVGLDTVSTRRLAKRLGVEQPSLYWYFRTKKDLLAAMAEAAMAPHAAAPLPTPDDDWRDWFLDNTRSFRRTLLMRRDGARLHAGSTPAGDLDRIRRKMDFLITSGVPERDAQMAMLAAGRFTVGSVLEEQADAGSGDGSDPPADMPVTDYESAFEAGLALILDGLVHRTAMRAAPRRQTVAPSMGQRITHG, from the coding sequence GTGACCAAGGTGAACCGTGAGATCGTCGTCTCCGAAGCGCTCGACCTGCTCGACGAGGTCGGGCTGGACACGGTCAGTACGCGGCGGCTGGCGAAGCGGCTGGGCGTCGAACAGCCCTCCCTCTACTGGTACTTCCGCACCAAGAAGGACCTCCTCGCCGCCATGGCGGAGGCGGCGATGGCACCGCATGCGGCCGCCCCGCTGCCGACGCCCGACGACGACTGGCGCGACTGGTTCCTGGACAACACGCGAAGCTTCCGGCGCACCCTGCTGATGCGTCGGGACGGTGCACGCCTCCACGCGGGCAGCACCCCTGCCGGCGACCTCGACCGGATCCGCCGCAAGATGGACTTCCTGATCACCTCCGGAGTGCCCGAGCGGGACGCCCAGATGGCGATGCTGGCCGCCGGTCGTTTCACGGTCGGCAGTGTCCTGGAGGAACAGGCGGACGCCGGCTCCGGCGACGGCTCAGATCCACCGGCGGACATGCCTGTGACCGACTACGAGTCGGCATTCGAGGCCGGCCTGGCCCTCATCTTGGACGGCCTGGTGCACCGCACCGCAATGCGGGCCGCCCCCCGCCGGCAAACGGTGGCACCCTCAATGGGGCAACGCATCACCCATGGATGA
- a CDS encoding recombinase family protein gives MRTPVNASQETSEPTINTIRIGYARVSTRAQDHLSQMEALAGAHCREVVEETASTRKDRPKLTATIERMTAGDTLVIYKPDRVARSVKELLVFLEDTLAPRGINLEILSGICAGLHRPNGQTVADKMLFMVAAMAAEMERDLISERTLDGLAAAAAHGRKGGRPPALDADTLAIARARLARGESVTTIAKHLKVGRSTLYRALEGDDRQ, from the coding sequence ATGCGCACCCCCGTGAATGCCTCCCAGGAGACCTCGGAGCCCACGATCAACACGATCCGGATCGGCTACGCCCGCGTCTCCACCCGCGCCCAGGACCACCTGTCCCAGATGGAGGCACTCGCCGGGGCGCACTGCCGCGAGGTGGTCGAGGAGACCGCCAGCACCCGCAAGGACCGGCCCAAGCTGACCGCGACCATCGAGCGGATGACAGCCGGCGACACCCTGGTCATCTACAAGCCCGACCGGGTCGCGCGCTCGGTGAAGGAACTGCTGGTCTTCCTCGAAGACACCCTGGCCCCCCGCGGCATCAACCTGGAGATCTTGAGCGGCATCTGCGCGGGCCTGCACCGGCCCAACGGCCAGACGGTCGCCGACAAGATGCTGTTCATGGTCGCGGCCATGGCCGCGGAGATGGAGCGCGACCTGATCAGCGAGCGCACCCTGGACGGCCTGGCGGCCGCCGCCGCGCACGGCCGCAAGGGCGGCCGGCCTCCGGCGCTGGACGCCGACACCCTGGCCATCGCCCGCGCCCGCCTGGCCCGCGGGGAGTCGGTCACCACGATCGCCAAGCATCTGAAGGTGGGGCGCTCGACGCTGTATCGGGCCCTCGAAGGCGACGACCGGCAATAG
- a CDS encoding tetratricopeptide repeat protein, giving the protein MVAAVVVAVSVLALATGLVGFFADPLHLPDAALDVLDKRASVLSLFVGIAGLAVAGVGLLRQQTPPSSDAPAAPAVSSSGPGSPVVGGAMSGGMVVGQVSGGTTAGPGGAAAGGQRAVAVAGDLTAGMLITGDGATITTTAAQMRPPLPPIGAVEVPAAGLAGLPRRPAGVFVGRQEQLERLEPALRSGPGVITQAVVGLGGIGKSELALQYAHRHRDAYRLVWWITAETPEQIQAGLAELGRALCAGVASNAAAQAPAEEAEAWALAWLAAHDDWLVVFDNAADAEDLQPCLGRLRAGHVLVTSRRAVGWQDVGEVLQLGVLPQADAVQLLLEVIGAETTVDRASAGELAAELGELPLALKQAGAYIAATPGMDPATYLGLLRTTPVRALSADPRRDTATDRVVARVWQVTCARIEQIDPRAMRLLQALACYAPDDLPCEVLTGFEGGDAAVIADALGVLASYSMINRSRDGRAVSVHRLVQAVTLAALPDDARTIARAAAADLLQAALPDDPERISSWPLYARLLPHAQAVLDAGSDAMRAILNYLGASGDYRSAQALQHRRYTVLHHARGPEHPQTLTAQANLAFWTGRAGDAVGARDQFAALLPVRERVSGPEHPQTLTDRANLARWTGEAGDAARARDQFAALLPVRERVSGPEHRQMLTARANLAFWTGRAGDAVGARDQFAALLPVRERVSGPEHPQTLTDRANLARWTGEAGDAARARDQFAALLPVRERVLGPEHPQTLTDRANLARWTGEAGDAARARDQFAALLPVRERVLGPEHPEALTARANLAFWTGRTGDAVGARGLFAALLPIVERVSGPEHPETLTARANLAGWTGEAGDAVGARDQFAALLPVRERVSGPEHPQTLTDRANLAFWTGRTGDAVGARDQYAALLPVRERVSGPEHPQTLTARANLARWTGRAGDAVGARDQYAALLPVRERVLGPEHPQTLTARANLAFWTKEAEGRP; this is encoded by the coding sequence GTGGTGGCAGCTGTGGTCGTGGCCGTATCGGTGCTGGCACTGGCCACCGGGCTGGTGGGGTTCTTCGCCGATCCGCTGCACCTGCCGGATGCGGCGCTGGACGTGCTGGACAAGCGGGCCAGCGTACTCAGCCTGTTCGTCGGCATCGCGGGCCTGGCGGTGGCCGGGGTGGGCCTGCTGCGCCAGCAGACCCCGCCATCGTCCGATGCGCCCGCCGCGCCTGCTGTCTCCTCCTCCGGGCCGGGGTCGCCGGTGGTCGGCGGGGCGATGTCGGGCGGCATGGTCGTCGGGCAGGTCTCCGGCGGCACGACAGCCGGCCCGGGCGGCGCCGCGGCCGGTGGCCAGCGGGCGGTGGCCGTGGCCGGCGACCTCACCGCCGGAATGCTCATCACGGGCGACGGGGCCACGATCACCACGACGGCCGCCCAGATGCGGCCACCGCTGCCGCCCATCGGCGCGGTGGAGGTGCCGGCGGCTGGGCTGGCCGGGCTGCCGCGCCGCCCGGCGGGAGTGTTCGTCGGCCGGCAGGAGCAGCTGGAGCGGCTGGAGCCGGCGCTGCGCTCCGGCCCCGGGGTGATCACGCAGGCGGTGGTCGGGCTGGGCGGGATCGGCAAGAGCGAGCTGGCCCTGCAGTACGCCCACCGGCACCGGGACGCCTACCGGCTGGTGTGGTGGATCACCGCCGAAACCCCGGAGCAGATCCAGGCCGGGCTGGCCGAGCTGGGCCGGGCGTTGTGTGCCGGCGTGGCCTCCAACGCCGCGGCCCAGGCTCCGGCCGAGGAGGCCGAGGCGTGGGCGCTGGCCTGGCTGGCCGCCCATGACGACTGGCTGGTGGTCTTCGACAACGCCGCAGACGCCGAGGACCTGCAGCCCTGTCTCGGCCGCCTGAGAGCCGGGCACGTGCTGGTCACCAGTCGCCGCGCCGTCGGCTGGCAGGACGTTGGCGAGGTGCTGCAACTGGGCGTGCTGCCGCAGGCCGATGCGGTGCAGCTGCTGCTGGAGGTGATCGGCGCCGAGACCACGGTCGACCGGGCGTCGGCCGGGGAGCTGGCGGCGGAGCTGGGGGAGCTGCCACTGGCCCTCAAGCAGGCCGGCGCCTACATCGCCGCCACCCCCGGCATGGACCCGGCCACCTATCTGGGCCTGCTGCGCACCACCCCGGTGCGGGCGCTGAGCGCCGACCCGCGACGCGACACAGCGACCGACCGCGTCGTCGCCCGGGTGTGGCAGGTGACATGTGCGCGGATCGAGCAGATCGACCCACGGGCGATGCGGCTGCTGCAGGCGCTGGCCTGCTACGCCCCCGACGACCTGCCGTGTGAGGTGCTGACCGGGTTCGAGGGTGGCGATGCGGCCGTGATCGCCGACGCCCTGGGCGTGCTGGCCTCCTACAGCATGATCAATCGGTCGCGGGACGGGCGGGCGGTGAGCGTCCACCGCCTGGTCCAGGCCGTCACCCTGGCCGCCCTGCCCGACGACGCCCGTACCATCGCCCGCGCCGCCGCCGCCGACCTGCTGCAGGCCGCCCTGCCCGACGACCCCGAGCGCATCTCCTCCTGGCCGCTCTACGCTCGGCTGCTGCCACACGCCCAAGCTGTCCTTGACGCCGGCTCCGACGCCATGCGCGCGATCCTCAACTACTTGGGTGCCAGCGGCGACTACCGCTCCGCCCAAGCCCTGCAGCACCGCCGCTACACCGTGCTGCACCACGCCCGCGGACCTGAACATCCGCAGACGCTGACCGCCCAGGCCAATCTGGCGTTCTGGACAGGACGGGCAGGGGATGCGGTCGGTGCGCGGGATCAGTTCGCGGCGTTGCTGCCGGTGCGTGAGCGAGTGTCAGGTCCTGAACATCCGCAGACGCTGACCGATCGGGCCAACCTCGCCCGGTGGACGGGGGAGGCAGGGGATGCGGCCAGAGCGCGAGATCAGTTCGCGGCGCTGCTGCCGGTGCGTGAGCGGGTGTCGGGTCCTGAACATCGGCAGATGCTGACCGCCCGGGCCAATCTGGCGTTCTGGACGGGACGGGCAGGGGATGCGGTCGGTGCGCGGGATCAGTTCGCGGCGTTGCTGCCGGTGCGTGAGCGAGTGTCAGGTCCTGAACATCCGCAGACGCTGACCGATCGGGCCAACCTCGCCCGGTGGACGGGGGAGGCAGGGGATGCGGCCAGAGCGCGAGATCAGTTCGCGGCGCTGCTGCCAGTGCGTGAGCGGGTACTGGGTCCTGAACATCCGCAGACGCTGACCGATCGGGCCAACCTCGCCCGGTGGACGGGGGAGGCAGGGGATGCGGCCAGAGCGCGAGATCAGTTCGCGGCGCTGCTGCCAGTGCGTGAGCGGGTGCTGGGTCCTGAACATCCGGAGGCGCTGACCGCCCGGGCCAATCTGGCGTTCTGGACGGGACGGACGGGGGATGCGGTCGGTGCGCGGGGTCTGTTCGCGGCGCTGCTGCCGATAGTCGAGCGGGTGTCGGGTCCTGAACATCCGGAGACGCTGACCGCCCGGGCCAACCTCGCCGGGTGGACGGGGGAGGCAGGGGATGCGGTCGGTGCGCGGGATCAGTTTGCGGCGCTGCTGCCGGTGCGTGAGCGGGTGTCGGGTCCTGAACATCCGCAGACGCTGACTGACCGGGCCAATCTGGCGTTCTGGACGGGACGGACGGGGGATGCGGTCGGTGCGCGAGATCAGTATGCGGCGCTGCTGCCAGTGCGTGAGCGGGTGTCGGGTCCTGAACATCCGCAGACGCTGACCGCTCGGGCCAACCTCGCCCGGTGGACGGGACGGGCGGGGGATGCGGTCGGTGCGCGAGATCAGTATGCGGCGCTGCTGCCAGTGCGTGAGCGGGTGCTGGGTCCTGAACATCCGCAGACGCTGACCGCCCGGGCCAACCTGGCGTTCTGGACGAAGGAGGCTGAGGGGCGTCCCTGA
- a CDS encoding SDR family NAD(P)-dependent oxidoreductase, with the protein MNGTPNHQTHLRTWLITGATSGIGRELTLQALENGDTVSALARDTSSLDELAQAHGERLLLIQADVRDERAVRDAVKGTLARFGRIDVVANNAGYGLFGAVEEASDTQVRAVFDTNVFGVLNVLRATLPVLRAQRSGHILQGSSVYGQSAHPGVGLLAATKYAVEGLSDALAAEVAPLGIKVTIIQPGLTATPFLANLDVAVGLGDYDQTVREVQKGIGELPAAAFSAATRIAAGIRTAVDSPNPPLRLALGASSATGMRPALEARIADLDSWQRVTDAVDR; encoded by the coding sequence ATGAACGGAACACCCAACCACCAGACCCACCTCCGCACATGGCTGATCACCGGCGCGACGTCCGGCATCGGCCGCGAACTGACGCTCCAGGCACTGGAGAACGGCGACACCGTCTCGGCCCTCGCCCGCGACACCTCCTCCCTGGACGAACTGGCGCAAGCGCACGGTGAGCGCCTGCTTCTCATCCAGGCGGACGTACGTGACGAGCGAGCCGTCCGGGACGCAGTGAAAGGCACGCTCGCACGGTTCGGCCGTATCGACGTCGTGGCCAACAACGCGGGATACGGACTGTTCGGAGCCGTTGAGGAGGCCTCCGACACGCAGGTCCGTGCCGTGTTCGACACCAATGTCTTCGGAGTGCTCAACGTGCTCCGCGCAACGCTGCCGGTGCTCCGCGCCCAGCGATCCGGGCACATCCTCCAGGGCTCGTCGGTCTACGGGCAGTCCGCCCATCCCGGCGTGGGTCTGCTGGCCGCCACCAAGTACGCGGTCGAGGGGCTGTCGGACGCGCTCGCGGCCGAGGTCGCACCGCTCGGCATCAAGGTCACGATCATCCAGCCCGGGCTGACCGCGACCCCCTTCCTTGCCAACCTCGATGTCGCAGTCGGCCTGGGCGACTACGACCAGACTGTCCGCGAGGTTCAGAAGGGCATCGGAGAGCTGCCGGCGGCCGCGTTCTCCGCCGCGACGCGGATCGCCGCAGGCATCCGGACCGCGGTCGACAGCCCCAACCCTCCGCTGCGCCTGGCCCTTGGCGCCTCCAGCGCGACGGGCATGCGCCCCGCTTTGGAAGCACGGATCGCAGACCTGGACAGCTGGCAGCGTGTGACCGACGCCGTCGACAGGTAG
- a CDS encoding carotenoid oxygenase family protein, which produces MKYLEGPFAPLTEEVTAYDLPVTGRIPAELNGRYLRNGPNPLGAEDPIVHIWGMGQGMVHGVRLRDGRAEWYRNRFVRTPGFAPMVHVIEHAQRTFVLAEGGLPPAELDEELNTVGVCELGGTAEGFTAGAHSKHDPLTGELHSLSYMPGRDFVQYLVTDAGGSVVQTTAIPMTRTPFMHDFALTEEHVVLWDTPLGFDGFECRWLPGHPTRVGVMPRSGGDVRWLDIGPIHVSHTLNAYDDGDSVVVDLVTAEGPFDPADPGAIRPTLDRWTITPDRIHQQRIDDRPQDFPRVNEARTSRPYRYGYSAATALYGIPFVPEGMPPDDAFTNALVKHDLERGTAEVHGFGRDEAVGEAVFAAVGLGEDEGYLLTYVHNPRRNASDLVILSAQDFTGEPVARVHLPVRVPLGLHGNWLPDR; this is translated from the coding sequence ATGAAGTATCTGGAAGGGCCTTTCGCACCCCTCACTGAAGAAGTCACCGCCTACGACCTGCCTGTCACCGGGCGGATCCCGGCCGAACTCAACGGCCGCTACTTGCGCAACGGGCCCAACCCGCTGGGCGCGGAAGACCCGATTGTGCACATCTGGGGCATGGGCCAGGGCATGGTGCACGGGGTGCGGCTGCGTGACGGCCGGGCCGAGTGGTACCGCAACCGTTTCGTGCGCACACCGGGTTTCGCGCCCATGGTGCACGTGATCGAGCACGCCCAGCGTACCTTCGTCCTGGCCGAGGGTGGCCTGCCGCCCGCCGAGTTGGACGAGGAGCTGAACACCGTGGGCGTGTGCGAGCTGGGTGGGACTGCGGAGGGGTTCACGGCGGGGGCGCACTCCAAGCACGACCCGCTCACCGGCGAGTTGCATTCGCTGTCGTACATGCCGGGCCGCGACTTCGTCCAGTACCTCGTGACCGACGCCGGGGGAAGTGTCGTCCAGACCACCGCCATCCCCATGACGCGAACGCCGTTCATGCACGACTTCGCACTTACCGAGGAGCACGTGGTGTTGTGGGACACGCCGCTGGGTTTCGACGGGTTCGAGTGCCGGTGGCTGCCGGGACACCCGACGCGCGTGGGGGTCATGCCGCGGAGCGGTGGTGACGTGCGCTGGCTGGACATCGGCCCGATCCATGTCAGCCACACGCTCAACGCCTACGACGACGGCGACTCGGTCGTGGTTGACCTGGTCACGGCCGAGGGGCCGTTCGATCCCGCCGACCCTGGGGCGATCCGGCCGACGCTGGACCGCTGGACGATCACGCCGGACAGGATCCACCAGCAGCGCATCGACGACCGGCCGCAGGATTTCCCGCGGGTGAACGAGGCACGTACCTCCCGCCCGTACCGATATGGCTACTCGGCCGCGACAGCCCTGTACGGAATTCCGTTCGTGCCTGAGGGCATGCCGCCGGACGACGCCTTCACCAACGCCCTGGTCAAGCATGATCTGGAACGAGGGACGGCCGAGGTGCACGGGTTCGGCAGGGACGAGGCGGTGGGAGAGGCCGTGTTCGCCGCCGTGGGGCTAGGGGAGGACGAGGGGTACCTGCTCACGTACGTGCACAATCCTCGCCGAAACGCCAGCGACCTGGTGATCCTCTCAGCCCAGGACTTCACCGGCGAGCCCGTCGCGCGCGTCCACCTCCCTGTCAGAGTGCCGCTCGGTCTGCACGGCAACTGGCTGCCTGACCGCTGA
- a CDS encoding RNA polymerase sigma factor, whose protein sequence is MDETDNRARFEAVYRRTYEQILGYATRRCSCAEDAADVVAEIYVIAWRRMDELPHGEADRLWLYGVARRVLANHRRGERRRATRHAELTAEAELFYPPTFSQNGPDEVGPALDMLSDNDRELLALAVWEELDPGQIAEVLDCSRNAARIRLHRARKRFAKALEKIHPSVRLEARTLIEKEAP, encoded by the coding sequence GTGGATGAAACAGACAACCGGGCTCGGTTCGAGGCTGTGTACCGGCGAACGTACGAGCAGATCCTCGGCTACGCCACGCGGCGCTGCTCCTGCGCTGAGGACGCGGCCGACGTCGTGGCTGAGATCTATGTGATCGCCTGGCGGCGGATGGACGAACTCCCGCACGGCGAGGCCGACAGGCTCTGGTTGTACGGCGTGGCCCGGCGGGTCCTGGCCAACCACCGTCGCGGCGAGCGACGCAGAGCCACCCGGCACGCCGAGCTCACGGCCGAAGCCGAGCTTTTCTACCCTCCGACCTTCTCCCAGAACGGGCCTGACGAGGTGGGCCCGGCCCTGGACATGCTTTCGGACAATGATCGCGAACTGCTGGCTCTGGCCGTCTGGGAAGAGCTCGACCCCGGACAGATCGCCGAGGTGCTGGACTGCTCGCGCAACGCCGCCCGCATCCGCCTGCACCGGGCCCGCAAGCGCTTCGCCAAAGCCCTGGAGAAGATCCACCCATCGGTCCGTCTCGAAGCGCGGACGCTCATCGAGAAGGAGGCACCGTGA
- a CDS encoding transposase, producing MYRMLIRRGRPGEVKGFDPRRFAALLDAAHAQLGGAIVLVWDNDRRHLSAAMRALIDARPWLTVFQLPAYAPELNPAEGVWSALKRALANLAPRDIDELAGVVATKLKRMQYRSGLLDGFIAQTGFILKPL from the coding sequence ATGTATCGGATGCTGATCCGGCGTGGGCGACCCGGGGAGGTCAAGGGTTTTGATCCCCGGCGGTTCGCAGCTCTGCTGGATGCCGCGCACGCCCAGCTCGGCGGGGCGATCGTGCTGGTGTGGGACAATGACCGCCGCCACTTGTCGGCCGCGATGCGCGCGTTGATCGATGCCCGCCCGTGGCTGACGGTCTTCCAGTTGCCCGCTTATGCGCCGGAGCTGAACCCGGCCGAGGGCGTGTGGTCGGCGCTCAAGCGCGCTCTGGCCAACCTCGCGCCTCGCGACATCGACGAACTCGCCGGAGTCGTCGCCACCAAGCTCAAACGAATGCAGTACCGATCCGGCCTGTTGGACGGATTCATTGCTCAGACCGGCTTCATCCTCAAACCGCTGTAA
- a CDS encoding IS30 family transposase: MRDYGLSPDRQDEVWQRWRSGESLSSIARGVGAPLQHVRRFFAQTGGVRPPAVRRSLRHLAVAEREEVSRGLAAGHSARAIARRLGRSASTVSREIARNGGREHYRARNAEDNARRRACRPKPAKLAQHLHLRGLVEDKLARRWSPQQIAGWLRRRFPQARHLQVSHETIYRSLFDPRRRAINRDLSRQLRTGRPMRYPRTARHASGRGRLRDMVSIKARPLEVETRLIAGHWEGDLVMGSRPSAIATLVERTSRYVVLVALPDGIKAAQVRPHLTRVFTGLSPQMRRSLTWDRGREMAEHRLFSNDTGVPVYFCKRRSPWQRGTNENTNGLLRQYLAKSADLRHLTQEDLDGIAAELNDRPRRIHDFRSPAEVYADLIKDGDALTP; encoded by the coding sequence GTGCGGGACTACGGGTTATCACCCGATCGCCAAGACGAGGTCTGGCAGCGATGGCGCAGCGGAGAGTCGCTGAGCTCCATCGCCCGGGGCGTCGGTGCTCCGCTACAGCATGTACGCCGCTTCTTCGCCCAGACCGGCGGCGTCCGGCCTCCTGCCGTACGACGCTCGCTCCGGCACCTGGCCGTCGCCGAGCGGGAGGAGGTCTCCCGTGGCCTGGCCGCCGGCCACTCGGCGCGGGCGATCGCCCGGCGGCTGGGACGCTCGGCCTCGACCGTCTCCCGGGAGATCGCCCGTAACGGCGGCCGCGAGCACTACCGGGCCCGAAACGCTGAAGACAACGCCCGTCGGCGGGCATGTCGCCCCAAGCCCGCCAAGCTGGCCCAACACCTCCATTTACGTGGCCTGGTGGAAGACAAGCTCGCCCGGCGCTGGTCACCCCAGCAGATCGCCGGCTGGCTGCGGCGCCGTTTTCCCCAGGCCCGGCACCTGCAGGTTTCCCACGAGACGATCTATCGCTCGTTGTTCGACCCACGGCGCCGGGCGATCAACCGGGACCTGTCGCGGCAGCTGCGCACCGGCCGGCCCATGCGTTATCCACGGACGGCCCGCCACGCCTCGGGCCGGGGTCGGCTGCGCGACATGGTCTCGATCAAAGCTCGTCCGCTCGAGGTCGAGACCCGTCTGATCGCCGGTCACTGGGAGGGCGATCTGGTGATGGGCAGCCGTCCCTCGGCGATCGCCACCCTGGTCGAGCGCACCAGCCGCTACGTGGTGCTGGTGGCGCTGCCCGATGGAATCAAGGCCGCGCAGGTCCGGCCGCATCTGACCCGCGTCTTCACCGGCCTGTCGCCGCAGATGCGCCGTTCGCTGACCTGGGATCGCGGCCGAGAGATGGCCGAGCATCGCCTCTTCAGCAACGACACCGGTGTCCCGGTCTACTTCTGTAAACGGCGCAGTCCCTGGCAGCGAGGGACCAACGAGAACACCAACGGGCTGCTACGGCAGTATCTGGCCAAAAGCGCCGACCTGCGCCACCTGACACAGGAAGACCTCGATGGCATCGCCGCCGAGCTCAACGACCGGCCTCGCCGGATCCACGACTTTCGAAGTCCAGCCGAGGTCTACGCTGACCTCATCAAAGACGGTGATGCGTTGACCCCTTGA
- a CDS encoding GntR family transcriptional regulator, with product MAVVNDPQPPYLRIVADIERRIADGELQPGAPVPTTRAIMREWGVAMATATKALAALKQAGAIESVSRVGAVVAPRRLPSRSAGGLERDRVVRVAMEIADADGLAALSMRAVAAKLGVATMALYRHLEAKAELTQLIADAAFAEIEYPQPPPGWRSHLRVAARLQWAAYQRHPWLPRLVSITRPATLPGQLAYGVWTLRALDGLGLDPIARMHVYGTIVNYVRGTAINIESEAVAELDTGMTSKQWGKAKLSVDGPLIAQVAEPGAELDLESLFVFGLERLLDGLVTVIAAREIRR from the coding sequence ATGGCCGTCGTGAACGATCCGCAACCGCCGTACCTCCGGATCGTCGCCGACATCGAGCGGCGCATCGCCGACGGAGAGCTGCAGCCCGGCGCTCCCGTCCCGACCACCAGGGCGATCATGCGCGAGTGGGGCGTCGCGATGGCGACGGCCACCAAGGCGCTGGCCGCGCTCAAGCAGGCAGGCGCCATCGAGTCGGTATCTCGGGTCGGCGCCGTGGTCGCTCCCCGGAGACTGCCCTCGCGTTCGGCCGGGGGTCTCGAACGCGACCGCGTCGTCCGTGTGGCCATGGAGATCGCCGACGCCGACGGCCTGGCCGCACTGTCCATGCGAGCGGTTGCGGCCAAGCTCGGCGTCGCCACCATGGCCCTCTACCGGCATCTCGAGGCCAAGGCCGAGCTCACCCAGTTGATCGCCGACGCCGCGTTCGCCGAGATCGAATATCCACAGCCGCCGCCAGGATGGCGTTCCCACCTGCGGGTGGCCGCTCGGCTACAGTGGGCGGCCTACCAGCGCCATCCCTGGCTGCCGCGGCTCGTGTCCATCACCCGGCCAGCCACACTGCCCGGGCAGCTCGCCTACGGGGTATGGACCCTGCGCGCGCTCGACGGCCTCGGCCTGGACCCGATCGCCCGCATGCACGTCTACGGCACGATCGTGAACTACGTCCGGGGGACGGCGATCAATATCGAGAGCGAGGCCGTCGCCGAACTGGATACGGGGATGACCAGCAAACAGTGGGGCAAGGCCAAGCTGTCCGTCGACGGGCCGCTGATCGCCCAGGTCGCGGAGCCGGGCGCGGAGCTCGACTTGGAATCACTGTTCGTCTTCGGTCTCGAACGCCTGCTGGACGGCCTGGTCACCGTGATCGCCGCCCGAGAGATCCGTCGGTGA
- a CDS encoding tyrosine-type recombinase/integrase, with product MTEILPSAILRPADGVPAASAPFGTVVALPEPMVRTVGDIAGLSPRRKRGDGGEVPGADVDTVDALPHAEWSAVAAWLKAGKAVTTRRARLADVAAFVRWLAVETPGVQLLAVTEDHLTHYRDTIATGTARAGLARPGVPLAPATVARRLSSLSSLYGYATRRRLLAANPADPVGRPEVSTVGTTLARTVEEATALVDGAETIAATYPADAAAVALLSVCAVRVGELVALTVGSVAADAGHTMILFRRKGGKTDRMPIPPRVRALLQPLLDDRSPDEPLFVREDGRPFDRWRMTTALRRAATAAGVDHTRLTPHTARATAATTALDAGVPLTDVQELLGHASPVTTQRYNRGRRKLDFHAAYRMASILGGGA from the coding sequence GTGACCGAGATCCTCCCCAGCGCGATCCTCCGCCCCGCTGACGGCGTCCCGGCGGCCTCCGCCCCGTTCGGCACGGTGGTGGCGCTGCCGGAACCGATGGTGCGCACCGTGGGCGACATCGCCGGTCTGTCTCCTCGCCGCAAGCGCGGCGACGGTGGTGAGGTGCCCGGCGCCGACGTCGACACCGTCGACGCGCTCCCCCACGCGGAATGGTCGGCCGTGGCCGCCTGGCTGAAGGCGGGCAAGGCCGTCACCACCCGCCGCGCCCGCCTGGCCGACGTCGCCGCGTTCGTCCGCTGGCTGGCGGTCGAGACGCCGGGCGTGCAGCTGCTGGCCGTGACCGAGGATCACCTGACGCACTACCGCGACACCATCGCCACCGGCACCGCGCGCGCCGGCCTGGCCCGGCCCGGCGTCCCGCTGGCCCCGGCCACGGTGGCCCGCCGCCTGTCGAGCCTGTCGTCGCTGTACGGCTACGCCACCCGCCGCCGTCTCCTCGCCGCCAACCCGGCCGACCCGGTGGGGCGGCCGGAGGTCTCCACCGTGGGCACCACCCTGGCCCGCACCGTGGAGGAGGCCACCGCCCTGGTCGACGGCGCCGAGACCATCGCCGCCACCTACCCGGCCGACGCCGCCGCGGTGGCGCTGCTGAGCGTGTGCGCGGTCCGCGTCGGCGAGCTGGTCGCCCTCACCGTCGGCTCGGTGGCCGCCGACGCCGGGCACACCATGATCCTGTTTCGCCGCAAGGGCGGCAAGACCGACCGCATGCCCATCCCGCCGCGGGTGCGCGCCCTGCTGCAGCCGCTGCTGGATGACCGCTCCCCCGATGAGCCGCTGTTCGTCCGGGAGGACGGCCGGCCGTTCGACCGCTGGCGGATGACCACCGCGCTGCGCCGGGCCGCGACCGCCGCCGGCGTCGACCACACCCGCCTGACCCCGCACACCGCGCGGGCCACCGCCGCCACCACCGCCCTGGATGCCGGGGTGCCGCTGACCGACGTCCAGGAACTGCTCGGGCACGCCTCCCCCGTCACCACCCAGCGCTACAACCGCGGCCGCCGCAAACTCGACTTCCATGCCGCCTACCGGATGGCGTCCATCCTCGGCGGAGGTGCCTGA